The DNA sequence CCCGTCGACGGCGTCGGGCGTGTGGAGCACCTCGGCGTCGCCGTCGACCTGGACGTAGGGGCCGTCCCACGTGTCGGAGAGCACGCAGACCGAGGCCCGCGGGTCGCGCTGGAGGTTCACGGCCTTGGCCCGGGCGGGGTAGGTCGAGATGACGATGCGGCCCTCGCCGTCCACACCGCCCGCGACCGGGGAGACCTGGGGCCGGCCGTCCTTGCGCAGGGTGACCAGGAGCATGTGGTGTCGCGGACGGACGAAGTCCAGGAGCCCGGCGAGGTCGACCTGCTGCGTCGTCGCGATCGTTCTGGCCATGGTCCCGATCCTATGGGCCGGCCCGGGACGGCGACATCCCTTCCCCCGCGCATGGCTACGCTGGCGCCGCACCCTCTCGACGACGAAGGACGGCCCAGTGAGCACCCCGGACATGACGACGGCGCCGGTCGCGGCG is a window from the Georgenia muralis genome containing:
- a CDS encoding PPOX class F420-dependent oxidoreductase translates to MARTIATTQQVDLAGLLDFVRPRHHMLLVTLRKDGRPQVSPVAGGVDGEGRIVISTYPARAKAVNLQRDPRASVCVLSDTWDGPYVQVDGDAEVLHTPDAVDGLVDYYRCIAGEHPDWAEYRAAMVLQGKSLIRITPTRWGPVATGGFPADVAARLDA